From Ficedula albicollis isolate OC2 chromosome 5, FicAlb1.5, whole genome shotgun sequence, one genomic window encodes:
- the NKX2-8 gene encoding homeobox protein Nkx-2.8: protein MATSGRISFTVRSILDLPEQDANSIKQASDHHHSAENYSGSPYRGWIETDRNHYPSSDESGPEMSLPDSTQRPPPPPPARGSEAEEKKKKRRVLFSKAQTLELERRFRQQRYLSAPEREQLARLLSLTPTQVKIWFQNHRYKMKRARSEGAGSPQQTASIPPTAPADHGRGGNVWGKDPTGTDADNAEEKVDGKGPAKDI, encoded by the exons ATGGCCACATCTGGCAGGATCAGTTTTACAGTGAGGAGCATTTTGGATTTACCAGAGCAGGATGCTAATAGCATAAAGCAAGCCTCTGACCATCACCACTCAGCGGAGAACTACAGCGGCTCGCCGTATCGAGGCTGGATAGAAACAGACAGAAATCACTATCCCT CTTCCGACGAGAGCGGCCCGGAGATGAGCTTGCCCGACTCCACCCAAAGG ccccccccccccccccccgcccgcggCTCGGAGGCcgaggagaagaagaagaagcgGCGGGTGCTCTTCTCCAAGGCGCAGACGCTGGAGCTGGAGCGGCGGTTCCGGCAGCAGCGATACCTTTCGGCTCCGGAGCGGGAGCAGCTGGCCCGGCTGCTCAGCCTCACCCCCACACAGGTGAAGATCTGGTTCCAGAACCACCGCTACAAGATGAAGCGGGCGCGAAGCGAGGGCGCCGGCAGCCCGCA ACAGACTGCTTCCATCCCTCCGACAGCACCTGCGGACCACGGACGCGGAGGGAATGTCTGGGGCAAAGACCCCACCGGGACTGATGCAGACAACGCCGAGGAAAAGGTCGACGGAAAGGGACCCGCAAAAGATATCTGA